One region of Limnospira fusiformis SAG 85.79 genomic DNA includes:
- a CDS encoding helix-turn-helix domain-containing protein — MDETQTFGKLIRQARKDRGYSQRELAGLLGVDFTYLSKLENDRADYAPKEEVIRGLARNLGIDEEELIFLAGRIPHHYENFLKQNNREITALFRRLQENPNFAKQVFDAASGKDQ, encoded by the coding sequence GTGGACGAAACACAAACTTTTGGTAAATTGATCCGTCAGGCTCGCAAGGATAGGGGCTACTCCCAGCGAGAACTGGCGGGGTTGCTTGGTGTGGACTTTACCTATCTATCAAAGCTAGAGAACGATCGCGCTGATTATGCTCCCAAAGAGGAGGTAATCCGGGGTTTAGCGCGAAATTTGGGCATAGATGAGGAGGAGTTAATCTTTTTGGCGGGACGCATTCCCCACCATTACGAGAATTTCCTCAAACAGAATAACCGGGAGATCACAGCGCTATTTCGACGACTTCAGGAAAACCCTAATTTTGCTAAACAGGTATTTGATGCAGCTTCGGGGAAAGATCAGTGA
- a CDS encoding ImmA/IrrE family metallo-endopeptidase — MSILKPYRFYAKESIERRADQILQRMAATPNFAPQWPFESSLVADFLDLGVVWDYIPADEQGAIAARIIPAARQIEINEEILEKPQGFIESTIAHEIGHWVLHINQDEVDGVARQLELNLGNYGWSSSTAQEPFVCRSGAVSSQIASIEWQAQYFASCLLMPRHILEEKRSGRDLSKWSHLYSIRDELGVSISNLTNRLQDLGWITIPKGQRQIYLGEADLNKQQRLFG, encoded by the coding sequence GTGAGTATTCTCAAACCCTATCGCTTTTATGCGAAAGAATCTATTGAACGTCGCGCTGATCAGATTCTTCAGCGCATGGCGGCTACCCCTAATTTTGCTCCTCAGTGGCCTTTTGAGTCGAGTTTGGTGGCGGACTTTTTAGATTTGGGGGTAGTATGGGATTACATACCAGCGGACGAACAAGGGGCGATCGCCGCCCGCATTATTCCCGCCGCTAGACAAATTGAGATTAACGAAGAGATTTTAGAAAAACCCCAAGGGTTTATCGAGTCTACGATCGCCCATGAAATCGGACACTGGGTCCTTCATATTAATCAGGATGAGGTGGACGGGGTAGCTCGACAGTTAGAATTGAATCTGGGAAATTACGGTTGGTCATCCTCAACAGCCCAGGAACCATTTGTCTGTCGCAGTGGTGCGGTTTCCTCTCAAATTGCTTCCATTGAATGGCAGGCTCAATATTTTGCCAGTTGTCTGCTGATGCCTCGTCATATTTTGGAGGAAAAGCGATCGGGTCGCGATCTCAGTAAGTGGTCTCATCTCTACAGTATTAGGGATGAGTTGGGGGTGAGTATTTCTAATCTGACTAACCGCCTACAAGATTTGGGTTGGATTACTATTCCCAAAGGTCAGCGCCAAATTTATCTGGGAGAAGCTGATTTAAACAAGCAACAACGCTTATTCGGTTAA
- a CDS encoding MAPEG family protein: MSPWPSLITASALILYLVVTINVGRARMKYKVMPPDMTGDPNFERVLRVQQNTLEQLIMFLPALWLFSEFVSPLVAAGLGAVWIVGRILYAWGYYQAAEKRMIGFGVSILCLFSLLGGSLIGIIIPLVKQLI; this comes from the coding sequence ATGTCACCTTGGCCAAGCCTAATCACTGCATCTGCGCTTATCCTATACCTGGTTGTCACCATCAACGTAGGTAGAGCTAGAATGAAATATAAGGTTATGCCTCCTGACATGACAGGCGATCCCAACTTTGAAAGAGTTTTGCGGGTACAGCAAAATACCCTAGAACAGTTAATTATGTTCCTTCCAGCGTTGTGGCTGTTTTCTGAGTTTGTCAGTCCCTTAGTGGCTGCGGGTTTGGGGGCAGTATGGATAGTTGGGCGCATTCTCTATGCGTGGGGATACTATCAGGCGGCGGAAAAGCGGATGATTGGCTTTGGGGTCAGTATCTTATGCTTATTTTCCCTATTGGGGGGGTCTCTAATCGGAATTATCATCCCCTTGGTTAAACAACTGATCTAA
- a CDS encoding GGDEF domain-containing protein, with the protein MDDLTQLANRRKFYLYMEHTLPSQKGQPISLILLDIDFFKPYNDNYGHLAGDLCLPRIAKAIQEAITASHKQKPYLAARYGGEEFAIILPGLKLKEALNVANQIRLKVLAKNIPHCGSEIGSCITLSAGVASQIIGDDLSPEDLILSADRGLDQAKNSGRNRVLSES; encoded by the coding sequence TTGGATGATTTAACGCAATTAGCAAATCGACGTAAGTTCTATCTTTATATGGAACATACTTTACCAAGCCAAAAAGGACAACCCATCTCTTTAATTCTCTTAGACATAGATTTTTTCAAGCCCTACAATGATAATTATGGTCACTTAGCGGGAGATTTATGTCTGCCAAGAATTGCCAAAGCTATTCAAGAAGCTATCACGGCTTCTCATAAGCAAAAGCCCTACTTAGCCGCCCGCTACGGTGGTGAAGAGTTTGCGATTATCCTACCGGGTCTTAAATTAAAAGAAGCCCTGAATGTAGCGAACCAAATTCGCCTGAAGGTTTTGGCTAAAAATATCCCCCACTGTGGGTCTGAGATTGGTTCATGTATTACCCTTAGCGCGGGAGTTGCCAGTCAAATTATTGGGGATGATTTATCACCAGAAGACCTGATATTAAGTGCAGATAGGGGATTGGATCAAGCGAAAAATAGCGGGCGTAACCGAGTTTTATCAGAGTCTTGA
- a CDS encoding PLP-dependent aminotransferase family protein has translation MKARPVEKSPGVNLYEQVANRIQSLIKEGTLKPGSRIPSVRKMHQQMSVSITTVLEAYRLLEDRGLIVARPQSGYYVRHILSLPPAEPTSSAPPGLACNVDTSIAFKINKVLREPGMIKLGAAVPDPELFPLAALNRLMGQVMRQNPEVCHSYNALPGLEPLRDEVARRLMDAGCSLTPDQILIVNGTTEGMYLSLRAITKPGDTVAIESPSYYGLLEILQSLHLKALELPTHPRSGLSLPDLENALSQGQVAACAIVSNFSNPLGSCMEDSKKKALVEILERYDIPLVEDDVYGDLGFDEMRPKAIKAFDKKGLVLYCSSCSKTISPGLRVGWVVAGRYQNTVEQLKLFTNIVTAAANQLAIAAFLANGGYDRHLRHLRRAYGEQVLRMTQAICDYFPPETKVTRPTGGHVLWVELPPHFDAIALYQEAYQRQISIAPGTMFSASGNYQNCFRLNCGLLWSPKIDMAMKTLGELIANQDSDKTRLRPLFFA, from the coding sequence ATGAAAGCCAGACCCGTGGAAAAGTCTCCCGGAGTGAATTTGTATGAACAGGTAGCCAACCGCATTCAGTCCCTCATTAAAGAAGGGACCCTGAAACCAGGCTCGCGCATTCCCTCAGTCCGCAAAATGCACCAACAGATGAGTGTTAGCATCACTACAGTATTAGAAGCCTATCGCCTCCTCGAAGACAGAGGGCTAATTGTCGCGCGTCCTCAGTCGGGGTACTATGTTCGCCATATTCTGTCACTTCCACCCGCAGAACCCACCTCCTCAGCCCCTCCGGGACTAGCCTGTAACGTAGATACCTCAATAGCTTTTAAGATCAATAAAGTCCTACGGGAACCAGGAATGATTAAACTCGGTGCCGCCGTCCCTGACCCGGAACTATTCCCCCTCGCCGCATTAAATCGACTGATGGGACAGGTAATGCGTCAAAACCCAGAAGTCTGTCACTCCTATAACGCGCTACCAGGGTTGGAACCTTTACGCGATGAAGTAGCCAGGAGATTAATGGATGCGGGTTGTTCCCTCACCCCAGACCAAATTTTGATTGTGAATGGGACGACAGAGGGGATGTATTTATCTCTACGCGCGATCACAAAACCGGGGGACACAGTGGCGATCGAGTCCCCATCCTATTATGGATTGTTAGAAATTTTGCAATCTCTACACCTAAAAGCCTTGGAACTTCCCACCCACCCGCGATCCGGCTTATCATTACCAGATTTGGAAAACGCCCTGAGTCAAGGTCAGGTGGCTGCTTGTGCGATCGTTTCCAATTTTAGTAATCCCCTGGGAAGCTGTATGGAAGATAGCAAGAAAAAAGCCTTAGTGGAAATTCTGGAACGCTACGATATTCCTTTGGTGGAAGATGACGTTTATGGAGATTTAGGTTTTGATGAGATGCGTCCGAAGGCGATTAAAGCGTTTGATAAAAAGGGTTTGGTTTTATATTGCTCTTCTTGTAGTAAAACCATTTCTCCCGGTTTGCGGGTAGGTTGGGTGGTCGCTGGTCGTTATCAAAACACCGTCGAACAACTCAAATTGTTTACTAACATTGTCACAGCGGCAGCTAATCAATTAGCGATCGCTGCCTTTTTAGCCAATGGAGGTTATGACCGCCATCTCCGACACCTACGACGGGCTTATGGGGAACAGGTTTTACGAATGACTCAGGCAATTTGTGATTATTTTCCCCCAGAAACTAAAGTAACGCGCCCCACAGGAGGTCACGTCTTATGGGTAGAACTTCCACCCCATTTTGATGCGATCGCACTTTACCAAGAAGCCTACCAACGCCAAATTAGCATTGCTCCTGGTACCATGTTTTCTGCATCAGGAAACTATCAAAACTGCTTTCGCTTAAATTGTGGTTTACTTTGGTCTCCCAAAATAGATATGGCTATGAAAACTTTAGGAGAACTAATTGCCAATCAAGACTCTGATAAAACTCGGTTACGCCCGCTATTTTTCGCTTGA